In Setaria italica strain Yugu1 chromosome IX, Setaria_italica_v2.0, whole genome shotgun sequence, the genomic stretch TCTCTGTGCAAAATCATCTATCCTCAAGGCCTTTGAGTACTGCAGATGCAGCTGCTGAAACAGCCACCGCAATCTGTACCGAACACTACAAATGCACATCACAGAAGAAAAAGCCGGCGCTGCGTACGGCAGAGCGCGGATGTACATATGCTAAAAGGCCCCTGCAAAAACTGGACAGCAGATTTGGACCCTCTTTCCCTTCTCCAGCACGCGCGCAAGCAGCTCTCActtggccgccaccgccgccggagagaTGGATTCCCGCGGATTCGATTCAGCCGGCCGCGTCTTCTCCAACGCCACAGAGATGTGGGTGGAAGAGCTcggctccaccgccaccgccacgacctccgccgccgcggaagCTGAAGCTGCcccgaccaccgccgccgccgcaggcaaCGGTGACGCCGGGGAGGAAGCGAGCGGCGACGGGAAGCGCAAGGAGTGGTACTCCAAGGCTATCGCCTACTGGCAAGTAAAGCACCCgactcttcctcctcccagAGAGGCCCTGAACCCTAAACCCCCAATACAAGTGTGCGCTCATCGCTGCAAATTTAGCTTAGAATTTTATCGAAATGGTTCCTAGGGCGTGGAGGCGTCGACGGAGGGGGTCCTGGGAGGTTACGGGTGCGTGAACGACGCGGACGTCAAGGGCAGCGACGCCTTCCTCCGCCCTCTCCTCGCCGAGCGGTTCGGCACCGCGAAGCGTCATCTCGTTGCCCTTGGTGAGTTTATTACTTACAGCATGTAGGCTTTGACTAGTGTCGGTAAAGTTTGTTTCTGTGCGagttttgttgtattgattttgaTTCCAATCTGTGAAAGTTGCCGTGCAATGTTCAGTTTATAGAATCCTTATGTGCAGTCTGTAATGTTCTATGTCATTTTTCAAACTGTGGCAGATTGTGGCTCGGGTATTGGACGCGTTACAAAGAATTTTCTTCTTAGGCATTTCAATGAGGTATGCAATTTATCTTCTCTCAGGTGGTTTGAGGTTATGCTTTAATCCTGAAGACTGGCACCTTGTAGCTGTAGGCATACCATACCATGGCACCGGCAAGAAACAACATACTTCCATTCTTCTCCTGTATACACAATTGAATTGTTATTCTATGTTTTATCTGTAATATTTGCTCTGTGCCTTATCTGTATGTTTTGGCCCTTTCTGAAAATCTGGAATTTGCCCATCCAGGTTGATCTTGTCGAGCCAGTATCTCATTTTCTTGAAGCTGCACGGGAAAATCTTACTGGATGTATGGACCAAGGAGAAGACTCACACAAGGCTGCCAACTTTTACTGTGTGCCACTTCAGGTTGGTACCTATAGATCATTATCACTGGTTAGATATCTTCGAAAAGTTATTCTCTCCTTTGTGTATAATCTAGTTTACTTCTTGCTTCAGGACTTTACTCCCGAGGAAGGAAGATATGATGTGATATGGATTCAGTGGTGCATAGGGCAACTTCCTGATGAtgatttcatttcattttttaatCGTGCCAAGGTGAATTGACTAAGACTTGATTAATTTATTTTCAATCCTACACTATTAATTTATTTTCAATCCTACACTGATTTTTTGTTGGATTCTGTTGAATATTTGGTTGTAGTTAAGGGCAAGTCTTAACACTTGTATTGACAAATAAGTGCTGTACCATAGTTTTAGGTTTACATAATTCTTTTCCATGGAAATAATAGCTTGCAGATGAACTTCTTGTGCACTAGTAGAAATATTTTCATTGTGTATTTTTCAGACATTACCTGGACAAATGTTGTAGTCAGGGGCGGACCTAGCTCAAAAAATGAGTGGCGGCCTGTTAGTGTATGAGCCTTTACAATTTCAGTAAACAGGATCTATGTTCACTGAAAATATAAACATGAGTGGCAGCCCGTGCCCTCACTCGGCTCCATGTAGGTCCGCCCCTGGTTGTAGTGCTAGTTGGTTATCAAACTTTGTTCTAAGATAACCCCAGCCCACTTTTATACACCATACTGTTTGCAATCATACTTTTTTTTACTTTAGGCCAAACTACAGTTCAATTGAATGAAGCCTTCAAACTGTTATTGTTTATGTGCAGATTACCATTGCTCTAGTGTCGATGCGTTCTAATTAAACATACACTTGTAACATTCTTTCCAGGTTGGGCTGAAACCTGATGGATTTTTTGTTCTGAAAGAGAACATTGCAAGAAATGGTGAGTTTGCTGTACCAAATAGTCTGTCTATCTACCGCAGCATACTTTTCCTGAGGAAATTCTGTAGTACTCATCTAGAAATTGCTACATAGCATTGTCTCTAATGTTATACTTCTTTGAGAAGACCATATGCTTGATGTTGCTCAGAGTACAAATGTTTGGTTTTTCAGGATTTGTGTTAGACAAGGTGGATAACAGTGTCACTAGATCCGATCCATACTTTAGGGAGCTATTTAAAAAGTGTGGATTATATATCCTCAGTGTTCAGGTAAATGGTCAAAAGTGCCAATGTTATTTTGTTACATTCTTTATCTTTCCAATCATTCATCTGATCCTGCAAATAAAACAGGACCAGAAGGAGCTCCCAAAGGAACTATTTGCTGTCAAAATGTATGCACTGGTGACCAGTCAACCAAAAATGCAGAATAGTGGAAAGAGAAGGCGACCTAAAAATAAACCTCGTATGATCTGTTCTTGAAAAATGCCCATGTTAGGTGTGCTGATGGGCCAACTCATTTGTATGGTCATGTACTATTATTGGTTTGCGTCAAAGTTTCTAGGACATCAGTTTTGCAGTCTCAGTTTTGTTtcatatacatttttttttgtataaGCTCAAATTTTCCTTGAGATCAATATGTCCTCAATCTCAACTGATGTTGTATCACCTGGTTACTGTTGAAATGCATGATCTCTGTTGAGTGCATGTTCACATTATTCGGAGAGGAATATGATGAAGTTTTGAATCAAATGACCGGCATGTGCTTTAATTTCCTTATGAAGTAATGTAACAAGATATCGTGGAACTGGGATTATCTCGTGAGAAGTAAACGCCCATTGGCAGCAAGCTGTACCTCTAAAGTTTTAATACATTTCTTGTGCCATCTGCAACTGCAAGGATATCATCTCCTGATTTACCAATCCAAATCCCAAATTGCTGAATTACATACGACTTGCCTCTCATTTCCCCATGCCCTTTTGATTAACATAATAGCTATATCTAAAGGTAGCAACATCAGTAGTGTAGTAGTGGTTTTAATTGCAAATGCCGTAGCTAATGAGGATTTTAATCTTAACGTTTTGGGACAGTGCTGAAGCACTTGTGAGTTAACATGATGTTCAAATAACATAATCTTCTTATCTTCGGCACATGGAAATGAATATTTATTATATGTTGCCCTAACAGTTGGTTAAGCTGTTCATACCTTTCTCACACGCACAATTTGATCATTCTCCTGAATCTGTAAACGCAGACCCAGAACATCCATCATATATACCCATTCTTCCAACTAATAATGCTCGACAACTCATGATGGGGGACCAGAGGAAGGACGGGAAGAAAGAACATCGCATCTGCAAGTATCTAATGATCTGATTTTGAGAACTAAATGGAAATAAGTAACAGGCGATTTTGGAGACCACTGGCAATGCTTAGAATGATGAGCTAATGAAATCACTTCACATCAGAATAAGATTAACAGACATCAGTACACAGGAACTTCGAACTGAATGGACATGTGAAACCCATCGCACCAAGACATTACTAGAATCGTACCGCTTGAATATATTACAAATGCCCTAGAATTTCCCATGCCAAGAATTCTGTTATGTGTGTCAGTTCTTCTTCCCAGTTGTCGCCGATGGAGGCAATGTACCAAAAATAGTGTCCCAGAGCGTTGAGGTGATGCCAAAGCCCTTGTCTTGGATTCTGAAGTGGTGGTTGAGGTGATACCGCTGCAGAACAGGCAAAATTGCGAGGAATCAGAACCTTGTGGAAATTTGCATGGAGCAGCTAGCTGATTCATGACTTAAGTGGTTATGCCCTCACCTTGAGATGTTTTGCTGGGTCCTTGGATGGTTGTCCATGGTGCAGATAGTAGTGGGTGCAATCATACATCACATATCCCAATAGACCACCTCCAAACAATGCAGGAGTGGTAGATGGAGTTGCAAAGAAAGCAACCAGGTTCCAgaactgaaaaagaaaacattggACAGTTCGACTAAATCAGTCATGTTACTTCTGAATGGTCAAAAGTTTCATGTTAATAAAATCCAATTCTATGTTTAATTTTAGCTTCAGGGTCATACTGGGAAACACAAAATTGCTGTTGCAGTAGGAGGAAATACAAGCCTGAGAGAGTCCATAGGGTGCTTATGGTGGCACCCATGAAGAAGGTAATGTGCGGTGTTTGACCTACAACAGTGCATCAACAACAATTTGATTAGCAGAAGGAAGACATAGTGCGATGTTGGATCCTTCAAGGATGAAGCATTGTTACCAGTAGGTTTTGGTCTCAATGTGGAATAGGAAACGGTGCAAAGTATATTCAATCAATGTCCAAATAAATATTCCAAACAGAGCTATCAGAACTACTTCCTGAATGGTATGACCCATCAGAATAGACTTCACGAAGAAGTAGCAAACAACAGGCAGCCATATGGTTGGCACAGCCCACCACTTTGTGCGTGTCAAGAACTGGAGATTCAAAAATTCTGTTAATACAGTTCACTTTCCAAAACCCTCGGTATACCAATATGATGGAATACGTTACCTCCAGGACATCATTTCCGAAAAAACGTGGACCCTCCTTGCTGACGATAGGTTGGTGAACCCATTCCTGGTAACGTTCCTCAAGATGGCCAACCTTCATTCACAAAATCAAGAACAAAACCAGAATAAGGTTACTTTAGCTAAAGCGACTAAACTTCTAGTCAGAAACTCAGAATTTAATAACTGCAGGAGATTCTTTCATAATTTACAGCAGAACCATGTCTACCACAACTATTgccaagaaacaaaaaaaacacaATCCCACATTAGAGATGGTTGTCAAAAATCCAAAGTAGTACTAAACAAGCTCAAAAACAATGAAAAATTTATGTGCTTGCCAATTTCATGAGTTACTTTGCACCTCAGCACTTACGAGCGAAATCGTACCTGGAAAACAAGAGGCTTGTTCAGATCAACAGTGAACTCCTGGACAACCATCTTCCCCAACCAGAGCTGCACCACAGAATTCCACGTTACATGCCAAACAGAACAGTCAAGAAAAAATAAACAGCTTCGGAAAAATACAGCACATACAGCACAGAGGCACTCCTACGCGCAAGACAGGTGACGACTGAAACCAATTATGAATGACAACGGAGAGAGCCGGTGCCATACCAAACTACTAGTGAGTATCAGGCCTAAACGCAAATGCGGATGCCATGATTGCCACCTTTTCCCCCAGCCCTTGACAAGGTTCCTCTTACTAAGCAATCCTCAGCATGTGGCTCCAGGCACAAAACAGGCAATCTTTATCTCCTTTACTTCTCACCCACACTGGATGTTCACACGAATTTGGCAACCAATACTTCAGTGCTATAAGAGTGTGCTAcacgatttttttttctcaggcAAATGTTTACGCGAATCTGAACAGAATGACAACACCGTCGCAGCAAAATGCGGCCACAGAAATCTCGGCCTAGATCCAAAACTTCGGGTCAAAAAGCGCGCTGCCCTCGAGCCACCATTGCTGAACCACGAAGATCCCGAAAAATCCACGCAATGTCCTATATCTAGGAAACTATACACCAAGCGCCATTGCGCGAATATAACCAATGCGGCCGCGAGGTCTACGACACAGAACCCGGAACAGCACGATGGGATCGAGATATGGGTTCAGGGGGACCTCACCAGCAGCGGAAGCAATGGCGGCCCCTtcaccggagccggagccgccctcctccccgggcggcgagagagaggaggggcgaACGACGACGAAGAGGAGCAGCGGAGCGGATGACGCGAGAGGGAGGGGCGCGAATAAGAGAGGAAGGGCGGGGGGCTATCTGGAAAAAGAATGAGTCGCGCCTCCCTCTAGTCCCCCTCTCCTCCAGTCTGCCGCCAGAGGGACCCACCACACCCCCGTGCTGAGCTGTGCGCGTTTTGCAATTAGTGGGGTTCTGCAGGGGTGCGCCTATAATTGGTGATCCGCCAAGGGCTCTCGCTCTCTCAAATAGAGGGGGCGCTgatgggggtggggtggggccCGCCGCCAGCTTGGCTGTGGCCTGTGCCCTGCTGTGCTGCTCCTTGAATTTGTGATGGGGGACGGACGACAGTGCATAGTGAGCTATCAGCAACGGCAAACAAAACAAAGACAAGAACACGTCCAGTCTAACAAAGCATTTTGGCAAGAGCTGGTGCAAGATCACCAGATGCTCGAAGGTTTTTTACGACCCTAAGCCGTTTACGAGCCACGTTTGGAACTCGGAGGTTTTCGAGAGAATTCGATTGGAGTTTACGCTAATTtgtgcaaaaacaaaaaaaaatcttcatgCGTCGTACGCAGAACTTGAGATCCTCGTTCCTGTTGGATCTTTTGGAGCCGCTTGAGGGGCATGTGCGGCA encodes the following:
- the LOC101781056 gene encoding alpha N-terminal protein methyltransferase 1 produces the protein MDSRGFDSAGRVFSNATEMWVEELGSTATATTSAAAEAEAAPTTAAAAGNGDAGEEASGDGKRKEWYSKAIAYWQGVEASTEGVLGGYGCVNDADVKGSDAFLRPLLAERFGTAKRHLVALDCGSGIGRVTKNFLLRHFNEVDLVEPVSHFLEAARENLTGCMDQGEDSHKAANFYCVPLQDFTPEEGRYDVIWIQWCIGQLPDDDFISFFNRAKVGLKPDGFFVLKENIARNGFVLDKVDNSVTRSDPYFRELFKKCGLYILSVQDQKELPKELFAVKMYALVTSQPKMQNSGKRRRPKNKPRMICS
- the LOC101780654 gene encoding dihydroceramide fatty acyl 2-hydroxylase FAH1, encoding MVVQEFTVDLNKPLVFQVGHLEERYQEWVHQPIVSKEGPRFFGNDVLEFLTRTKWWAVPTIWLPVVCYFFVKSILMGHTIQEVVLIALFGIFIWTLIEYTLHRFLFHIETKTYWSNTAHYLLHGCHHKHPMDSLRLVFPPTATAILCFPFWNLVAFFATPSTTPALFGGGLLGYVMYDCTHYYLHHGQPSKDPAKHLKRYHLNHHFRIQDKGFGITSTLWDTIFGTLPPSATTGKKN